From the genome of Candidatus Deferrimicrobiaceae bacterium, one region includes:
- the rpsG gene encoding 30S ribosomal protein S7, which yields MPRRGYVSKRVISADPVYGDVLVAKMIHAIMLEGRKYAAEKVVYGSMEVLREKTKEDPVAVLKKAVENAKPLVEVKSRRVGGATYQVPIEVRPERRLSLSIRWLVSYSRGRSEKTMIARLSGELLDAFNNRGTTIKKKEDTHKMAEANKAFAHYRW from the coding sequence ATGCCCAGGCGAGGTTATGTGTCCAAGCGCGTCATCAGCGCGGACCCTGTTTATGGCGATGTCCTTGTTGCCAAGATGATTCATGCCATCATGCTCGAGGGGCGCAAGTATGCCGCCGAGAAGGTGGTCTACGGCTCCATGGAAGTCCTTCGGGAGAAGACCAAGGAAGATCCCGTTGCGGTACTCAAGAAAGCGGTCGAAAACGCCAAGCCGCTGGTCGAGGTCAAGTCTCGGCGCGTCGGCGGCGCGACTTACCAGGTCCCGATCGAAGTCCGTCCCGAACGTCGTCTTTCGCTGTCGATCCGCTGGCTCGTCAGTTATTCCCGGGGCCGCTCCGAAAAGACGATGATCGCCCGGTTGTCCGGCGAGTTGCTTGACGCTTTCAACAACCGCGGTACGACGATCAAGAAAAAAGAAGATACCCACAAGATGGCCGAGGCCAACAAGGCTTTCGCGCATTACCGCTGGTAA
- the rpsL gene encoding 30S ribosomal protein S12: MPTINQLVRKGREAIVNKSNSPALDSCPQKRGVCLRVYTTTPKKPNSALRKVARVRLTNGIEVTVYIPGEGHNLQEHSVVMIRGGRVKDLPGVRYHIIRGKLDSVGVKDRRKSRSKYGTKRPK, translated from the coding sequence ATGCCCACGATCAACCAGTTGGTGCGCAAAGGCCGCGAAGCTATCGTGAACAAGAGCAACTCTCCCGCTTTGGACAGTTGTCCTCAGAAGCGCGGGGTCTGCCTTCGCGTCTACACGACCACCCCCAAGAAGCCCAACTCGGCACTTCGCAAGGTGGCCAGGGTTCGTCTTACGAATGGAATTGAAGTTACGGTTTACATCCCCGGCGAAGGGCACAACCTTCAGGAACACTCGGTCGTCATGATCCGCGGCGGCCGCGTCAAGGACCTTCCCGGTGTTAGGTACCACATCATACGTGGAAAGCTGGATTCCGTTGGTGTCAAGGACAGACGGAAGTCGCGGTCGAAGTACGGTACCAAGCGACCCAAATAG